From a single Penaeus vannamei isolate JL-2024 chromosome 25, ASM4276789v1, whole genome shotgun sequence genomic region:
- the LOC138866436 gene encoding uncharacterized protein, producing MEEGAGPALTLLAAQMATPGESGRPHCGRTEAAEEGPAAAAKEDTVATGGCDAPSRASRRKMERRKKEERKHRRFSRLRISGELLLRLRQDLQEEKEQETAGEHRATDYGERTAGEDVLERLKRGVEEEEEEEEDAEDATGSRGDVRDVFNEEMTFGRGASVEDEGIGGLSSSPSSSTLAGEVEWDFGDVGVMERQQGGEQKSQDLYPLEWDLNDNSPSLDVDLDLEVQDEEEEATSSSSSSSDSGAGGSPDLLSQDSAVKAVTQCFSWLEEEVFALEPRGASPGGLRGAGGEGGECHPGGMRKDEQEEDEDEQEDEEEVESEEEEEDDEEEGWEIDSEFQFTTYGHVEVSSGDGDSKEEVEEGQMDKREVEEKEREGARVIKGEMENFIDVCFEWMDEEVTESDSREDDDDNDSDKVDNENAPVDLLVKDDDWAEDPESVAGEGGFNEFDGYEAQRNEGVDDGDADASWAAETRSDGLASSDEGAEGERSRDLSSGPWGRAGIVGGARAAAERGGEGESTSESEWSEWSEAETCILREETPAATPSRSPSPSLEGAFCSYPAHPYYPADCYSHAHSTYFPALPYTSHTDTIQYNYSSYPSASASGSYYSFPTHSYAHPYPYSYPAYAHHELNHAHYQDFSTHPHYSYPCPTSYHALHSHFPVLSSSSSSSSSSSSCSSSSSSCSSSTSSSTPISEESSVSWDGEEEEEEEEVEAKEVAEIIHTEVPEAARNRVPETEDVFARRARRRESARRAGVRRLGVAEAASPAAESAGGGGYDNKTQAPFLQPQPSAAGLTYCGGGVAITAAGSRALATGREGGGSAAAAAVDSNCIGRCHRGGEEGKERGGARDLATNMHCAKDSLETVVVTYSRGKTRSYVSRDVKAPSVPRRQAGPPDTGAKAVTHTPCSDRCGGPGSSGTTCLGCLMEGGGMEEAGGGEDREEEEPSHGAGRKSLTDEHGGAQRATRDYGIYDTLLRTKARASSRSLARDKGAGGAADDRDSEPAEALGVDADDRWNAAKVERLEPSGDGWVDGDRRRWYRVGTLRTKNLSKEAEKEESGSDGESYKEPGTKTRETKDDLGYDSECSDDDRHQQAVVHPDGDEEEVESESEGSEEAEDSERDEDARSQEGEEDSALARRAFDSLNFLSTYRGGRKTSSLAPARALAAAAEGLPPLEGGGAWPGGRPKVVVLPLNDVGASAPSVPPAPSASPLRHDPSLDAFPAAPPPSAAHMPPSLCPYGQHPPPSGYLAPSSSHAPAYAYYSPPPPAYYAPQPYPPPPVHSSPYASTTAHSHMYSASPAFSAPTYSALCPAAPPDPAYASLYYPPPIYAAPPASPLARAPAGVSGDLYAGGGAGRGSEDGAKWWPGGWSGGACKADPTCSACAGAGLAKGSGYCYYLYAGGEPPSWAAVHAENPGQAHPLQPHAHSEAPVLHSHGPSSATWHCSCRASGEYPARVSSPPSPLPALAAQGCRATSDSEAECGRGGCSCTTPTYAAGWVDSQRPNPPDLPSSCTCTRADSSAAPRPRPQPHSRPNSKEEFYSMVKYGGPASDRPCAPSEAAPSCEAPPAHAPSPASLQRRLSIPAPCLAHALCSLGPLYRRIQQALCRSSNLPPGGGDAAPEPASCDDPSPDASLRHDRPRDAFRRDAHEGACGQPPSPPSSTVISSQPRSLSHWNSEIGSDLTSPAEGAEHDRVTTSPPGSWRLHGKVAGMARREPPDGTATPTDPVRHHGASEDLGSPGERSRCRFKSARIKEESRIHEARSRTLAHREALADPIDGHATSAPVAESTFKKSEFPVVPTTQSRTRTHTDAATWARNPPAGVIRPPCSPTPNAQAQTHTLLRNGKESEGPLRDHALTGSEPTETRNFEATQFRTSNVPEARKGQVEPRTVSEPEQSRIASHPRKEAPTTLPEPPTVAPEQSHIGAPSRPRPPEEPFQPPARTAGPVPPPPSDGRPLAAEYIRTPIVAEAVAATAPSQGTGRKRTQIFEKPGRQSSVFLALGPSSISSSTPPVAAPPSSPDASTPASSDLSLVDLLKMGRFEGYVTLPVTYPKTSAKEEEEEVEGKGQGKEAGETEGENEEKEKGEVSVSSQVRVSLRKYCRRRKDGTRKMVITLTLCLGNHERERESRIKERKRERERWSLRLCSV from the coding sequence atggaggaaggggcggggccgGCGCTCACGCTGCTCGCCGCCCAGATGGCCACCCCGGGGGAAAGCGGGCGGCCTCACTGCGGGCGCACGGAAGCGGCCGAAGAGGGCCCCGCAGCCGCAGCCAAGGAGGACACAGTGGCGACAGGTGGCTGCGACGCCCCCTCCCGCGCCTCGcgcaggaagatggagaggaggaagaaggaggagaggaagcaccGAAGGTTCTCGAGGCTGAGGATCAGTGGGGAGCTGCTTCTGAGGCTGCGACAAGACctgcaggaggaaaaggaacaggagacGGCCGGGGAACACAGAGCGACCGATTATGGAGAGCGGACGGCCGGCGAGGACGTCCTAGAGCGGCTCAAGAggggcgtcgaggaggaggaggaggaggaggaggacgctgaAGACGCCACGGGCTCTCGCGGGGACGTGAGGGACGTGTTCAACGAGGAGATGACTTTCGGCCGGGGAGCCTCGGTGGAGGACGAGGGCATCGgtggcctctcctcctctccctcgtcctcgacGCTCGCAGGTGAGGTCGAGTGGGACTTTGGCGACGTCGGGGTGATGGAACGTCAGCAGGGAGGTGAACAGAAGTCACAGGATTTGTATCCGCTCGAGTGGGATCTGAACGACAACTCGCCTAGCCTTGATGTAGATCTCGACCTCGAGGTgcaggacgaagaagaagaggcgacGTCGTCCTCATCCTCGTCGTCAGACTCCGGCGCGGGAGGCAGCCCGGACCTTCTCTCGCAGGACTCGGCCGTCAAGGCGGTCACGCAGTGCTTCTCGTGGCTCGAAGAGGAGGTTTTCGCACTCGAGCCTCGAGGGGCCTCGCCGGGAGGCCTTCGTggcgcggggggagagggaggcgaatgCCACccgggaggaatgaggaaggacgagcaggaggaagacgaagacgaacaagaggacgaggaagaggtagagtccgaggaggaagaggaagatgacgaggaggaagGTTGGGAGATCGACAGTGAGTTCCAGTTCACTACCTACGGACACGTTGAAGTCTCCAGCGGCGACGGTGActcgaaggaggaggtggaggaagggcaaATGGacaagagggaggtggaggagaaggaaagggaaggggcacGGGTGATTAAAGGCGAAATGGAGAACTTCATCGACGTCTGCTTTGAGTGGATGGACGAAGAGGTCACCGAGAGCGACAGCAgagaggatgatgacgataacgatagtgataaagtTGATAACGAAAATGCTCCTGTCGACCTATTAGTAAAAGACGACGACTGGGCGGAGGATCCTGAAAGTGTGGCTGGCGAGGGCGGATTCAACGAGTTCGACGGATACGAGGCTCAGCGCAACGAAGGCGTGGATGACGGAGATGCCGACGCCAGCTGGGCCGCCGAGACCCGGAGCGACGGCCTCGCAAGCAGCGACGAGGGCGCGGAGGGCGAGCGGTCACGTGACCTATCGTCAGGGCCCTGGGGTCGGGCGGGCATCGTGGGCggtgcgcgggcggcggcggagcGCGGTGGCGAGGGCGAGTCCACTAGCGAGTCGGAGTGGAGCGAGTGGAGTGAAGCCGAGACGTGCATCCTGAGGGAAGAGACTCCTGCCGCCACGCCCTCGCGCTCTCCTTCACCTTCGCTGGAGGGCGCCTTCTGCTCCTACCCCGCCCACCCCTACTACCCCGCGGACTGCTACTCCCACGCCCACTCGACGTACTTCCCCGCCCTCCCGTACACATCCCACACCGACACGATTCAGTATAATTATTCCTCGTATCCTTCTGCCTCCGCCAGTGGCTCCTATTACTCCTTCCCGACCCACTCCTACGCCCACCCTTATCCTTACTCATACCCCGCGTACGCCCACCATGAGCTTAATCACGCCCACTATCAAGACTTCTCGACGCACCCACATTACTCTTATCCCTGCCCCACCAGTTACCATGCTCTACATTCGCActtccccgtcctctcctcctcctcctcctcctcgtcttcctcctcctcctgctcctcctcctcctcctcttgctcctcttccacttcctcctcgacgCCGATTTCGGAGGAGAGCTCTGTAAGctgggacggggaggaggaggaagaggaagaggaggtggaggcgaaggaAGTGGCCGAGATAATTCATACAGAAGTACCTGAAGCGGCACGTAACCGAGTACCTGAAACAGAAGACGTGTTTGCCAGACGAGCGAGGCGGCGCGAGTCCGCTAGGCGCGCGGGCGTGCGTCGGCTGGGGGTTGCAGAGGCAGCGTCCCCCGCGGCAGAGAGTGCGGGCGGTGGCGGTTACGATAATAAAACACAAGCGCCGTTCCTCCAGCCGCAGCCATCTGCCGCCGGTCTAACCTACTGCGGCGGAGGTGTTGCCATAACCGCAGCAGGCTCGCGTGCTCTTGCCACAGGccgtgaggggggaggaagtgcagcggcggcggcggtcgaTTCAAATTGCATCGGCAGGTGtcacagaggaggagaggagggaaaggaaagagggggagcgcGGGACCTGGCTACCAATATGCACTGCGCAAAGGACAGCCTCGAAACGGTGGTGGTGACCTACTCGCGAGGCAAGACCAGGTCCTACGTGTCCCGCGATGTAAAGGCTCCTTCCGTGCCCCGTCGCCAAGCAGGCCCTCCTGACACTGGTGCCAAAGCCGTAACGCACACTCCTTGTTCGGACAGGTGCGGAGGGCCGGGCTCGTCTGGCACCACGTGTTTGGGTTGcctgatggaggggggagggatggaggaggctgggggaggggaggacagggaagaggaggagccgaGCCATGGAGCGGGAAGGAAATCGCTAACAGATGAGCATGGAGGAGCGCAGAGAGCCACTCGCGATTACGGAATATACGACACCCTGTTACGTACCAAAGCCAGAGCCTCGAGCAGATCGCTTGCAAGGGACAAGGGAGCCGGCGGAGCAGCGGACGACAGAGACTCGGAACCTGCAGAAGCTCTGGGAGTTGATGCAGACGACAGGTGGAACGCGGCGAAGGTGGAGCGCCTGGAGCCGTCGGGTGACGGCTGGGTGGACGGGGACAGGAGAAGGTGGTACAGGGTGGGCACTCTGCGCACGAAGAACCTctcgaaggaggcggagaaggaggagagcggaAGCGACGGCGAGAGTTACAAGGAGCCAGGAACCAAGACCCGCGAGACGAAGGACGATTTGGGCTACGACAGCGAGTGCAGCGACGACGACCGCCACCAGCAGGCAGTCGTCCATCCCgatggagacgaagaagaggttgAAAGTGAGAGCGAAGGAAGCGAAGAAGCCGAGGACTCTGAGAGGGACGAAGACGCGAGGAgtcaggagggcgaggaggactcGGCGCTGGCCCGGAGAGCCTTCGATTCCCTCAACTTCCTCTCGACGTACCGAGGCGGCAGGAAGACGTCGAGCCTCGCGCCGGCCCGCGCCCTCGCTGCGGCGGCGGAGGGCTTGCCGCCGCTCGAGGGAGGCGGGGCTTGGCCAGGAGGGAGGCCGAAGGTCGTGGTCCTCCCTCTCAACGACGTCGGGGCGAGCGCGCCGTCCGTCCCGCCAGCGCCGAGCGCGTCTCCCCTTCGGCACGACCCGTCGCTGGACGCCTtccccgccgccccgccgccaTCAGCTGCCCACATGCCACCCAGCCTGTGCCCCTACGGCCAGCACCCGCCCCCAAGCGGCTACCTTGCGCCTTCCAGTTCCCACGCACCCGCCTACGCCTACTACTCTCCCCCGCCGCCCGCGTACTACGCCCCACAGCCCTACCCGCCGCCGCCCGTGCACAGCAGCCCTTATGCCTCCACGACCGCCCATTCCCACATGTATTCCGCTTCGCCTGCCTTCTCCGCGCCGACCTACAGCGCCCTGTGCCCCGCGGCGCCCCCGGACCCCGCGTACGCCAGCTTGTACTATCCCCCGCCCATCTACGCCGCCCCGCCCGCGTCGCCGTTAGCCCGTGCCCCAGCCGGTGTCAGCGGGGACCTGTAcgcgggcggcggggcggggaggggctcGGAGGACGGTGCGAAGTGGTGGCCGGGCGGCTGGAGCGGAGGCGCGTGCAAGGCGGACCCGACCTGCAGCGCGTGCGCCGGAGCCGGCCTCGCGAAGGGCTCGGGCTACTGCTACTACCTGTACGCGGGCGGCGAGCCTCCGTCGTGGGCGGCCGTGCACGCAGAGAACCCGGGGCAGGCGCATCCTCTCCAGCCTCACGCCCACAGCGAGGCGCCCGTGCTCCACAGCCATGGGCCTTCTTCCGCCACTTGGCACTGCAGCTGTAGGGCGTCGGGAGAATACCCCGCCCGCGtgtcctcgccgccctcgccgctgcCCGCGCTGGCCGCACAAGGCTGCCGGGCGACCTCGGACTCCGAGGCAGAGTGCGGGCGCGGTGGATGCAGCTGCACGACGCCCACGTACGCCGCCGGATGGGTGGACAGCCAACGCCCGAACCCCCCGGATCTGCCGTCCTCGTGCACGTGTACGAGGGCGGACTCCAGCGcagccccacgcccacgcccgcagccTCATTCGCGGCCGAACTCCAAGGAGGAGTTCTACAGCATGGTCAAGTACGGCGGCCCAGCCAGCGATCGGCCGTGCGCGCCCTCGGAGGCCGCCCCCTCCTGCGAGGCCCCGCCCGCACACGCGCCCTCGCCGGCCTCTCTGCAGCGCCGACTCAGCATCCCGGCGCCCTGCTTGGCCCACGCCCTCTGCTCGCTCGGGCCGCTCTACCGAAGGATCCAGCAGGCGCTCTGCCGCTCCTCCAACCTGCCTCCGGGTGGCGGCGACGCGGCGCCCGAGCCCGCTTCCTGCGACGACCCTTCGCCCGACGCGTCCCTGCGCCACGACCGCCCGCGAGACGCCTTTCGCCGCGACGCTCACGAGGGCGCGTGCggccagcccccctcccctccctcctcaacggTAATTTCGAGTCAGCCGAGGTCTCTGTCGCACTGGAATTCCGAAATCGGGAGTGACCTGACCTCGCCAGCAGAAGGAGCGGAGCACGACAGGGTCACGACCTCGCCGCCGGGGTCATGGAGGCTGCATGGGAAGGTGGCGGGGATGGCGCGAAGGGAGCCGCCCGACGGAACCGCCACGCCCACCGACCCCGTGCGGCACCACGGAGCCTCCGAAGACCTTGGGAGTCCTGGAGAGCGCTCTCGATGTCGCTTCAAGTCTGCGAGAATCAAAGAAGAGTCGCGGATTCACGAGGCTCGCTCTAGAACGCTCGCTCATCGTGAGGCACTTGCGGATCCAATTGATGGACACGCGACCTCTGCACCAGTTGCAGAATCAACTTTTAAAAAGTCAGAATTCCCAGTAGTGCCAACAACACAATCtagaacgcgcacacacaccgaTGCTGCCACCTGGGCAAGGAACCCCCCGGCGGGAGTGATTCGGCCCCCTTGTAGCCCCACGCCGAACGCACAAGCACAGACCCACACACTACTGCGCaatgggaaggagagcgagggaccACTACGAGATCACGCGTTGACGGGGTCAGAACCGACGGAAACGCGCAATTTCGAGGCTACTCAGTTCAGAACATCGAACGTACCAGAAGCACGAAAGGGGCAAGTGGAACCGCGAACCGTGTCAGAACCGGAGCAGAGCCGCATCGCTTCTCATCCACGAAAAGAAGCTCCAACGACGCTTCCAGAACCACCAACAGTCGCACCAGAACAGAGTCACATCGGCGCCCCCTCTCGGCCGCGCCCGCCGGAGGAGCCCTTCCAGCCGCCGGCCAGAACCGCGGGGCCTGTTCCTCCTCCGCCCAGCGACGGCCGCCCACTTGCGGCCGAATACATCCGAACCCCCATCGTGGCGGAGGCAGTGGCCGCGACGGCGCCCAGCCAGGGAACCGGACGGAAAAGGACTCAGATCTTTGAAAAGCCGGGTCGCCAGTCTTCCGTATTTCTCGCCCTCGGTCCGTCCTCGATCTCCTCCTCGACCCCTCCCGTCGCTGCCCCCCCTTCGTCTCCCGACGCTTCGACGCCAGCctcctctgacctctctctcgtCGACCTCCTGAAGATGGGGCGCTTCGAGGGCTACGTCACGCTGCCCGTCACCTACCCCAAGACgtcggcgaaggaggaggaggaggaggtcgaagggaaggggcaggggaaggaggcgggggagacggagggagaaaacgaagagaaggagaaaggggaagttagTGTGAGCAGCCAGGTTAGAGTGTCGCTGAGGAAATAttgcagaaggaggaaggatggaaccAGGAAGATGGTCATCACGCTTACACTCTGTTTAGGtaaccatgagagagagagagagagtagaataaaagagaggaagagagagagagaaagatggtcaTTACGCTTATGCTCTGTTTAG